The DNA sequence CAGGTGGTGCACGGTGCCGAAGAAGTAGTGCACGGTCAGGTCGGCGGGCACGTCGGTGCGGAACACGCCCGAGGCCTGCCCCTCCTCGACCAGCGACCGGAACCGCTCGTGGTAGCGCCGCCGCTCGACCCGCATCTCCCGCACCTTGTCCTCGGCCAGGTGGTCGGCCGACCGGAAGTACACCCGCGCCTGGTCGAAGTTGTCCACCGAGGTGACCACCACGTCGACCGCCGCCGCGTGCAGCCGCTCGGCCACCGGCGCGGACCCGGCGGCGAAGTGCTCCAACCGCTCGGTCTGCATGCGCAGCAGGCTGCCGTAGATCTCGTGCAGCAGGTCGTCCTTGGAGCCGAAGTAGTGGTACATCGCGCCCTTGGTGACGCCCGCGAGGTCCACGATGTCCTGCACCGCGACCCGGTCGAAGCCCTTGGCGGCGAACAACCGCGTCGCGGCGTCGATCAGCCGCTCCGGTACCGATGCCATGGGCCAAGCATCGCACGCCGGATCACTGGAACATCGCGATCGGCCGGATGACCAACTGCTGGGGGTCCGCCTGCCACGCCTGCACCTTGCCCAGGCACCGCGCCTGGAACCCGCCCTCGGGCACGACCTCGTCGCGCAGCCCGCCGTTGTAGCACTCGACCCGCACCTGCG is a window from the Saccharothrix saharensis genome containing:
- a CDS encoding TetR/AcrR family transcriptional regulator, whose translation is MASVPERLIDAATRLFAAKGFDRVAVQDIVDLAGVTKGAMYHYFGSKDDLLHEIYGSLLRMQTERLEHFAAGSAPVAERLHAAAVDVVVTSVDNFDQARVYFRSADHLAEDKVREMRVERRRYHERFRSLVEEGQASGVFRTDVPADLTVHYFFGTVHHLGQWYSADGPLSAKQVGRHFADLLLASLRPVPEDSP